The following coding sequences are from one Mycoplasma tullyi window:
- the pheS gene encoding phenylalanine--tRNA ligase subunit alpha: MDQFKNIIDDFKTTISSIDNQRELLVTKNIFVKKHVSPLFGQLKQLNELEAKKAFGKDLNYLQETIQQLFEEKNQQLEINLDQSIKPAYDLMIPALDLVDGSIHPLNLVINQIVDFFKKFNFTITNYPELVSTKHCFDDLNIPLDHPGRSTTDTFYVNDKQLLRTHCTAGTIEAVASMNKHKDIRVISFGNVYRNDTDDATHSHQFMQMDFMWVKKDLSLANLKWFVTKFIEHMFGNDLKTRFRLSHFPFTEPSFEVDVECWNCQSGCFLCKKTRWIEIMGSGILHPKVLEAAHIDSEKMVGIAAGIGIERIAMLKNNITDIRDFYLNDFRFIKQFYE; the protein is encoded by the coding sequence ATGGATCAATTCAAAAATATTATTGATGATTTTAAGACTACAATCAGTTCAATCGATAATCAAAGAGAACTGTTAGTAACTAAAAACATCTTTGTTAAAAAACACGTTTCACCACTGTTTGGACAACTGAAACAGTTAAATGAACTTGAAGCTAAAAAAGCGTTTGGTAAAGATTTAAACTATCTACAAGAAACAATTCAACAATTGTTTGAAGAAAAAAATCAACAACTTGAAATCAATCTAGATCAAAGCATTAAACCTGCTTATGATCTAATGATTCCTGCACTTGATTTAGTTGATGGATCGATTCATCCATTAAATCTAGTAATCAATCAGATCGTTGATTTTTTTAAGAAGTTTAACTTTACGATTACCAATTATCCCGAATTAGTATCAACCAAACATTGTTTTGATGATCTAAATATTCCCTTGGATCACCCAGGAAGATCGACTACTGATACGTTTTATGTAAATGATAAGCAGTTATTACGAACACATTGTACAGCTGGTACGATTGAAGCGGTTGCTTCAATGAATAAACACAAAGACATCCGTGTAATTAGTTTTGGTAATGTTTATCGTAATGATACTGATGATGCTACCCATTCACACCAGTTTATGCAAATGGATTTTATGTGAGTTAAGAAAGATCTTTCTTTAGCAAATCTAAAATGGTTTGTTACTAAATTCATCGAACATATGTTTGGTAATGATCTAAAAACTCGATTTAGACTTTCACACTTTCCTTTTACTGAACCTAGTTTTGAAGTTGATGTAGAATGTTGAAACTGTCAAAGTGGTTGTTTTTTATGTAAAAAAACCAGATGAATTGAGATCATGGGTTCAGGAATCTTACATCCAAAAGTACTAGAAGCTGCACACATTGATAGTGAAAAAATGGTAGGAATTGCTGCTGGAATTGGGATTGAAAGAATTGCAATGCTAAAAAATAATATCACTGATATTAGGGATTTTTATCTTAATGACTTCAGATTTATCAAGCAATTTTATGAGTAG
- the infC gene encoding translation initiation factor IF-3, which yields MSQDNNQRNRRPKPNLPPINKNIKFDSFTLIDENGTNLGVVKKEAALAMGDSKGLDVVVISNNPNTVIAKLMDYGKHVYEQKRKKRDSKKKQTVVKVKEINFKAGVGDHDIEWRAKKSIEWLNDGFHVKFSIRAFSRMVTREELIKEVYDKFYQIIQDYADIQKPYTKISRNMYEAVFIPTKNKKKAELNQTTSQES from the coding sequence ATGAGCCAAGACAACAATCAAAGGAATCGAAGACCAAAACCAAATTTACCACCAATTAATAAGAACATTAAATTTGATAGTTTCACTTTAATTGATGAAAATGGAACTAATCTAGGGGTTGTTAAGAAAGAAGCTGCCCTAGCAATGGGTGATAGTAAGGGTTTGGATGTTGTTGTCATCTCAAATAATCCCAACACTGTAATTGCGAAGTTAATGGACTATGGTAAACATGTCTATGAACAAAAACGCAAGAAACGTGATAGTAAGAAAAAACAAACCGTCGTTAAAGTTAAAGAAATTAACTTTAAAGCCGGAGTGGGTGATCATGATATTGAATGAAGAGCAAAAAAATCCATCGAATGATTAAACGATGGGTTTCATGTCAAGTTTAGTATCAGAGCATTCTCAAGAATGGTTACCAGAGAAGAATTAATCAAAGAAGTTTATGATAAGTTCTATCAGATCATTCAAGATTATGCTGATATCCAAAAACCATACACCAAGATTTCACGCAATATGTATGAAGCGGTTTTTATTCCGACTAAGAATAAGAAGAAAGCTGAACTAAATCAAACTACTAGTCAAGAAAGTTAA
- the pheT gene encoding phenylalanine--tRNA ligase subunit beta gives MLLSKKVIANFIPTIFKVEDKKIVEALNAIGAEVESIKTFSMIDYLVIGRIFNIKKHPHAEALNICSIQISDNKFINVISDSPNLFDQNKVLNKYVIVGMEGAELPNGITVINRDIRGINSSGVLCSYGDLNPQYSEYLSEYDSKNIIILDKAKLGDTEVYKYLNIDDTIFDISLPSNRPDWHGIRFLAKELSAYLNLKYVEIIGRAKQTDFHQINFKVLDETNNKAKYFGGIHLRNYQLQQSSWNTKGILINNHIKPINDLVDLSNLIPLFVANPIHIHDADKIVGDVRLIQATKQEPFLGLDNKTYTIQEGDLLVVDDEKIIALAGIIGSMATAVDENSINYFIEVGNFDRHQIIKSAAYHKISTNSSSLFSKEISLYQTKKTFEYLYQYLLTKVYNQQLSDISKTFSVDEYHQQVKVNYDQIRSLLGSVEYLADAKIQKSLTNLGFLVRDDLVYVPSYRNDIYNWQDLVEELLKILNINLFESIPIKADYLLEVNNETNELLDRLSKKLRSLKFNHIRTYNLTSKKRAELLNLFRYKDPVVVTNPIAETRQYYRQNIIANLLEVYQLNQSYKNKLYPIFEIQSLLTKNGANHHIGLVMANNLFNHSYDPSSGIKLDLITIKGISDIIVKNFGFSCNYQTINDDTYLVKNDSLKLVVYDETIGYIGRIKKSVLKEFDLADQDIYCLDINLERLITSINRYVRTYEAYDHHQEVSRDITFQLKNDVDFNSFINVINSFNKLSKWEIISIFNSTNQIDNEDTYQPTKYTVRCYLKQVDKTYTTKEINEVFDELIELMKSKEILI, from the coding sequence ATGTTGTTATCAAAAAAAGTAATTGCTAATTTCATTCCCACAATCTTTAAAGTTGAAGATAAAAAGATCGTAGAAGCACTTAATGCTATCGGTGCTGAAGTTGAATCGATCAAAACTTTTAGTATGATCGATTATTTAGTGATCGGCAGAATCTTCAATATTAAAAAACACCCTCACGCTGAAGCACTAAATATCTGCTCAATCCAGATTAGTGATAATAAATTTATCAATGTAATCTCAGATTCTCCCAATCTTTTTGATCAGAATAAAGTGCTTAATAAGTATGTGATTGTTGGGATGGAAGGTGCAGAATTACCCAACGGAATTACGGTAATTAACCGTGATATCCGTGGAATTAATAGTAGTGGGGTACTATGTTCTTATGGTGATCTAAATCCCCAATACAGTGAATACTTATCTGAATATGATAGTAAAAATATCATTATTCTCGATAAAGCTAAATTAGGTGATACAGAAGTTTATAAGTATTTAAATATCGATGATACGATCTTTGATATCTCATTACCTTCTAATCGTCCAGATTGACACGGAATTAGATTTTTAGCTAAAGAATTATCAGCTTATTTAAATCTTAAATATGTTGAGATTATCGGTAGAGCTAAACAAACTGATTTTCATCAGATTAACTTTAAGGTTTTAGATGAAACTAATAATAAAGCCAAATACTTTGGTGGGATCCATTTAAGAAACTATCAATTACAACAATCAAGTTGAAACACTAAAGGGATCTTGATTAACAACCACATTAAACCAATTAATGATTTAGTTGATCTATCTAATTTAATTCCGTTGTTTGTGGCTAACCCAATCCACATCCACGATGCTGATAAGATTGTTGGTGATGTGAGATTAATTCAAGCAACTAAGCAAGAACCATTCTTAGGTTTAGATAATAAAACTTATACAATCCAAGAAGGTGATCTTTTAGTTGTCGATGATGAAAAGATCATTGCACTTGCTGGGATCATTGGTTCAATGGCAACTGCTGTTGATGAAAACAGTATTAACTACTTCATTGAAGTAGGTAATTTTGATCGACATCAGATTATTAAATCAGCTGCTTATCATAAGATCAGCACAAATAGTTCTAGTTTATTTAGTAAAGAGATCTCTTTATATCAAACCAAAAAGACCTTTGAATACTTATACCAATACTTATTAACTAAGGTTTATAATCAACAGTTATCTGATATATCTAAAACATTTAGTGTTGATGAGTATCATCAACAAGTAAAAGTTAATTACGATCAGATTCGTAGTTTATTGGGAAGTGTTGAATATTTAGCTGATGCTAAGATTCAAAAATCATTAACTAACTTGGGATTTTTAGTTAGAGATGATCTTGTCTATGTTCCAAGTTATCGTAATGATATTTATAACTGACAAGATTTAGTTGAAGAATTATTAAAGATCTTAAATATTAATCTATTTGAATCGATCCCAATTAAAGCAGATTATTTACTTGAAGTAAATAATGAAACAAATGAATTGTTAGATCGATTATCTAAAAAACTAAGATCATTAAAGTTTAATCATATTAGAACTTATAACTTAACTTCTAAAAAACGAGCTGAATTATTAAATCTATTTAGATACAAAGATCCAGTTGTAGTAACTAATCCGATCGCTGAAACTAGACAGTATTATCGTCAAAATATTATAGCTAACTTATTAGAAGTTTATCAACTAAACCAATCTTATAAGAATAAGTTATATCCAATCTTTGAGATTCAAAGTCTATTAACTAAAAATGGTGCTAACCACCACATTGGTTTGGTGATGGCTAATAACTTATTCAATCATAGTTATGATCCATCTTCAGGGATCAAACTAGATCTAATCACCATTAAAGGGATTAGTGATATCATTGTTAAAAACTTTGGATTTAGTTGTAATTACCAAACAATTAATGATGATACTTATCTAGTTAAAAACGATTCATTGAAATTAGTTGTTTATGATGAAACGATTGGTTATATTGGTAGGATTAAAAAATCTGTTCTAAAAGAATTTGATTTAGCTGATCAGGATATCTATTGTTTAGATATTAATCTCGAACGATTAATTACTTCAATTAATCGTTATGTAAGAACATACGAAGCTTATGATCACCACCAAGAAGTAAGTAGAGATATTACTTTCCAACTAAAAAATGATGTTGACTTTAACAGCTTTATTAATGTAATTAATAGCTTTAATAAGTTGTCGAAATGAGAAATTATCTCAATCTTTAATTCAACCAATCAGATTGATAATGAAGATACTTACCAACCAACTAAATATACAGTTAGATGTTATCTAAAACAAGTTGATAAGACTTATACAACTAAAGAAATCAATGAAGTATTTGATGAACTAATTGAACTGATGAAATCTAAAGAAATTCTAATTTAG
- the rpmA gene encoding 50S ribosomal protein L27 yields the protein MWFHLDLQFFASKKGVGSTKNGRDSNPKFLGAKLADGQHAKTGQIIYRQRGNKIWPGKNVGQGKDDTLFALADGIVRYTKFFGNKTKVSVVEQSK from the coding sequence ATCTGATTTCACTTAGACCTGCAATTTTTTGCTTCTAAAAAAGGTGTGGGTTCAACTAAAAACGGCCGTGACTCTAATCCAAAGTTTTTAGGTGCTAAATTAGCTGATGGTCAACACGCTAAAACTGGTCAAATTATTTATCGCCAAAGAGGTAACAAGATCTGACCTGGTAAAAACGTTGGCCAAGGTAAAGACGACACCCTATTTGCATTAGCAGATGGGATTGTTAGATACACTAAGTTTTTTGGTAACAAAACTAAGGTTAGTGTTGTTGAGCAATCTAAATAA
- the rpmI gene encoding 50S ribosomal protein L35 — protein MPKMKTKSAAAKRFKTTKSGKIKRKQAYTSHLAPNKTTKQKRHLRKDGLVHKTDFKRIKQLIAK, from the coding sequence ATGCCAAAAATGAAGACCAAAAGTGCTGCAGCTAAACGTTTTAAAACAACTAAAAGCGGGAAGATTAAACGTAAGCAAGCTTACACTTCACACCTAGCACCAAATAAAACAACTAAGCAAAAACGCCACCTAAGAAAAGATGGCTTAGTGCACAAAACTGATTTCAAAAGAATTAAGCAATTAATTGCTAAATAA
- a CDS encoding dUTPase, whose protein sequence is MLLDLEKFVTKQAELDTIIFKKTKSSYKKNQKQRRLWLAVEIGNLAKQIEAYKFWKTGPKQDVHAILEACANVLHLSISFLIQFKTEIAADKSAELNFVFDVKQQKQKPSSLIASKRFLELYELCLSMEDWWSCQKFIDELLTLISLMRLDFNELYKEYIRQSANIIKRIDEDI, encoded by the coding sequence ATGCTTTTAGACCTTGAAAAGTTTGTCACAAAACAAGCAGAGCTTGATACTATCATCTTTAAAAAGACTAAAAGCTCTTATAAGAAAAACCAAAAGCAAAGAAGATTATGACTTGCTGTAGAGATTGGTAATTTAGCTAAGCAGATCGAAGCTTACAAGTTTTGAAAAACTGGACCAAAACAAGATGTGCATGCGATCTTAGAAGCTTGTGCTAATGTGCTACATTTATCAATCAGTTTTCTAATCCAGTTTAAAACTGAGATTGCTGCTGATAAAAGTGCTGAATTAAACTTTGTTTTTGATGTCAAACAACAAAAACAAAAACCATCAAGTTTAATCGCTTCAAAGCGTTTTTTAGAACTGTATGAACTTTGTTTATCAATGGAAGATTGATGATCATGCCAAAAGTTCATCGATGAACTATTAACTTTAATTAGTCTGATGCGTCTTGACTTTAATGAGTTATACAAAGAATACATTAGACAAAGTGCTAACATCATAAAACGCATTGATGAAGATATTTAA
- the rplU gene encoding 50S ribosomal protein L21, whose protein sequence is MFAVIASGSKQYRVKLNDEIYVEKLNSQVGEKIVFDKVYFVNNTFGKPFVQGASVTCEVLKQGKQRKINVIKHISQKHHLKKYGHRQPYTKLKVVAINHG, encoded by the coding sequence ATGTTTGCAGTTATTGCATCAGGCTCAAAACAGTATCGCGTTAAATTAAACGATGAAATCTACGTTGAGAAATTAAATTCTCAAGTAGGTGAAAAAATCGTTTTTGACAAAGTGTATTTTGTGAATAACACTTTTGGTAAACCTTTTGTTCAAGGAGCTTCAGTTACTTGTGAAGTGCTTAAACAAGGTAAGCAAAGAAAGATTAATGTGATTAAACACATTTCACAAAAACACCACTTAAAAAAATACGGTCACAGACAACCATACACCAAGCTTAAAGTTGTAGCGATCAACCACGGATAA
- a CDS encoding ABC transporter ATP-binding protein — MSYIIKNFKAKQWFMLSIGIIASIIYVLVAGYVILIIQNFVDLISGIKQPDWLVPDPNNKLQATLRLTAVSLGLIIISFFIKVIGRIILLKQTLLAVNLLKNQIYYKVNSLSLDEFYKYPRSTLIHRLNVDYFKLEKTAINVFVYMIENVMELMVYIGFSIALSRYLSLIYLIFIPLLILLIVYGSKKTRNHYKKSYQSLDNLNQVIRENIIGIKVIRSFNLEEFQGLRYDNHHKQWVKSVLKADLTLGIMWQIISLGINIFITLSLVAAGYINKTSTSLSPGVIIAFLNYLTYTSYVVIGVCDYVLNILKTRSATQRIKSVLDLKEEIELNTAIYDEINGKISINGLNFKYEQNNFNVLNNVNLTIESKANIGVIGSIGSGKSTFCKLLAKINNAPENMIKIDDVDINKYQTKHIRQSVAIDFQKKQLFSGSIKSNILKANPDADENRLNQVLDHSCANEFIDNLDDKLEHNLIEFGNNLSGGQKARVCIARTLIRDSKIMIFDDSLTALDNITAKKVLDKILANYQDRTKIFVSQQIRTIKDLDKIIVLDQGNVVGYDTHKNLLNSCEIYKQIYDSQKKIGDEV, encoded by the coding sequence ATGAGTTATATCATCAAGAATTTTAAAGCAAAGCAATGATTCATGCTTAGCATCGGAATCATTGCTTCAATCATTTATGTACTAGTCGCTGGGTATGTGATCCTAATTATTCAAAACTTCGTTGATCTAATTAGTGGAATCAAACAACCAGACTGACTAGTACCTGATCCTAATAATAAACTACAGGCTACACTTAGACTTACAGCTGTCAGTCTAGGTTTAATTATTATTAGTTTTTTTATTAAAGTAATTGGACGAATTATTTTATTAAAACAAACGTTATTAGCGGTAAATTTGCTAAAAAATCAAATATACTATAAAGTCAATTCACTCAGTTTAGACGAGTTTTATAAGTATCCAAGATCAACGTTAATTCATAGATTAAATGTTGATTATTTCAAACTAGAAAAAACGGCGATCAATGTCTTTGTTTACATGATTGAAAACGTTATGGAACTAATGGTTTATATTGGGTTTTCAATCGCTTTAAGTAGATACTTATCTTTAATCTATTTAATCTTTATACCTTTATTAATTTTGTTAATTGTTTATGGATCTAAGAAAACAAGAAATCATTACAAAAAAAGTTATCAATCTCTTGATAACTTAAATCAAGTGATTCGAGAAAATATCATTGGAATAAAGGTAATTAGATCATTTAATTTAGAAGAATTCCAAGGCTTAAGATATGATAACCATCATAAACAATGAGTTAAATCAGTATTAAAAGCTGATTTAACGCTTGGAATTATGTGACAAATAATTTCTTTAGGAATTAATATATTTATCACATTGTCATTAGTTGCAGCTGGATATATTAATAAAACTAGTACATCATTATCACCAGGTGTAATAATTGCATTTTTAAACTACTTAACTTACACCAGTTATGTTGTCATTGGTGTATGTGACTATGTTTTAAATATTCTTAAAACAAGATCAGCTACACAAAGAATTAAAAGCGTCTTAGACTTAAAAGAAGAAATAGAGCTAAATACAGCTATTTATGATGAAATTAACGGTAAAATTTCAATAAATGGTCTTAATTTTAAGTATGAACAAAATAACTTTAATGTTCTAAATAATGTTAATTTAACTATCGAATCCAAAGCGAATATTGGAGTTATTGGATCAATAGGTTCAGGTAAATCAACTTTCTGTAAGTTGCTTGCAAAGATAAATAATGCACCAGAAAACATGATTAAGATCGATGATGTTGATATTAATAAGTACCAAACTAAACATATTCGACAATCAGTAGCTATTGATTTCCAAAAGAAACAATTGTTTTCTGGAAGTATTAAATCAAATATTTTAAAAGCTAATCCAGATGCTGATGAAAATAGACTTAATCAAGTTTTAGATCATTCTTGTGCTAACGAATTTATTGATAATTTAGATGATAAATTAGAACATAACCTAATTGAGTTTGGTAACAACCTATCAGGTGGTCAAAAAGCTAGAGTGTGTATTGCTAGAACATTGATCAGGGATAGTAAAATCATGATCTTTGATGATTCACTAACTGCACTTGATAACATTACTGCTAAAAAGGTTTTGGATAAGATTTTAGCTAACTATCAAGATCGCACTAAGATCTTTGTCAGTCAACAAATTAGAACCATTAAAGATCTTGATAAGATCATTGTTCTAGATCAAGGTAATGTTGTTGGATATGATACTCATAAGAACTTATTAAATTCTTGTGAGATCTATAAACAAATCTACGATTCGCAAAAAAAGATTGGAGATGAAGTTTAA
- the rplT gene encoding 50S ribosomal protein L20: MRVKGGPTTRRRRKKWLNQAEGTFGTRHASYKVAKQTVIKSAKYAFRDRKNKKREFRALWIQRLNGALRELGVTYSVFINLLKKQQITINRKMLSEIAIHDHEAFKKLVKEVTGK; the protein is encoded by the coding sequence ATGAGAGTTAAAGGCGGACCAACTACAAGAAGACGCAGAAAGAAATGATTAAACCAAGCCGAAGGGACATTTGGAACTCGTCACGCGTCATATAAGGTTGCTAAACAAACCGTAATTAAATCTGCAAAATACGCATTCAGAGACCGTAAGAATAAAAAACGAGAATTCAGAGCACTTTGAATTCAACGTCTAAATGGTGCACTACGTGAATTAGGTGTAACTTATTCTGTATTCATTAATTTATTAAAGAAACAACAAATTACGATTAACCGTAAGATGTTATCTGAAATCGCGATCCACGATCACGAAGCTTTCAAAAAGTTAGTAAAAGAAGTTACAGGTAAATAG
- a CDS encoding ribosomal-processing cysteine protease Prp, whose protein sequence is MITITFYASAIKVSGHAFFAEYNQDIVCAGVSAIVFGGINYFSPNDLKVVKDSINNSIFFELLEVNSKNLIAIDLIKTQLLVIASVYDQHIKIIDETNRIVIGK, encoded by the coding sequence ATGATTACAATAACTTTTTATGCAAGTGCAATAAAAGTTTCTGGTCATGCATTCTTTGCTGAATACAACCAAGATATTGTGTGCGCAGGAGTTAGTGCAATCGTTTTTGGGGGAATTAATTATTTCTCACCAAATGATCTTAAAGTGGTTAAAGATTCAATCAATAACTCAATCTTTTTTGAGTTACTTGAAGTAAATAGTAAGAATTTAATTGCTATTGATCTAATCAAAACCCAATTATTAGTAATCGCTTCAGTCTATGATCAACACATCAAGATCATTGATGAAACCAATCGAATCGTTATAGGAAAATAA
- a CDS encoding ABC transporter ATP-binding protein, with product MLRLKQLFRLLKDDRKVLALTIILTIFKSAFRIGSSLIFGYIIQNIIVNISVLDPVIAQENWIKLLQFAGILAGIYLLLFLCYLLSKVITIKLAYKTTVKIRDIVFNKIHKIDLLTLQKMMNGEVINKITVDVDLISANLSTFLGELFSTPIVTFFIFIALFVVSPYLTLITIGLMLIMLLVQMIVIKRANKAQEKSLALYEKLGTFIEEHIQQYELIKSLDITNVVNKEFKQLSDDYLKANLRSTNLFSMIYPINFLFEDTVIISSFIFALLFQAFNIGSGSPIQFLSTVNLALITTFNLMLRFTLGELGYLFRVSADIQITFASIKRIQTFLNLKQKFSYENTPIEKLESIKFDNVSFSYDNKNLALDNISFEIKANTSTAIVGQTGSGKSTIMNLLSRYCQPSSGEIYFNEHNYKKLDEYQFNQKISVVLQDSIMFSDTIYNNIACVKPGATKEQVLKAADDAKIHNFITNLKDGYDTIIDENQSNFSSGQIQQIALARAFLSDADILIMDEATSSLDSKTEKLIQDVIFNLMNKKTVVMIAHRLSTIINVDNILVMQKGKIIESGNHEQLIAKKGYYYDLNQANVDESTLM from the coding sequence ATGCTTAGATTAAAACAACTCTTTCGTTTATTAAAAGACGATAGAAAAGTTCTGGCTTTAACGATAATTCTAACAATCTTTAAATCTGCTTTTAGAATTGGAAGCTCATTGATCTTTGGTTATATTATTCAAAACATTATTGTTAATATTTCCGTCCTAGATCCAGTTATTGCACAAGAAAACTGAATTAAGTTATTACAGTTTGCTGGAATCTTAGCTGGGATCTATCTTTTGTTATTTCTTTGTTACTTGTTAAGCAAAGTAATAACAATCAAATTAGCTTATAAAACTACGGTAAAAATAAGAGATATTGTATTTAATAAGATTCACAAAATCGATCTATTAACTTTACAAAAAATGATGAACGGTGAAGTTATTAATAAGATCACTGTTGATGTTGATTTAATCTCAGCCAACCTGTCAACTTTTTTAGGTGAATTGTTCTCAACCCCAATCGTTACCTTCTTTATTTTTATTGCTTTATTTGTCGTTTCACCTTATCTAACATTAATCACGATCGGATTAATGTTGATTATGCTTTTAGTGCAAATGATCGTAATTAAAAGAGCTAATAAAGCTCAAGAAAAAAGCTTGGCTTTATATGAAAAGCTGGGAACATTTATTGAAGAACATATTCAACAATATGAACTAATTAAATCTTTAGATATTACGAATGTTGTTAATAAAGAATTCAAGCAATTATCTGATGATTATCTAAAAGCAAATCTAAGATCGACTAATTTGTTTAGTATGATCTATCCGATCAATTTCTTATTTGAAGATACCGTAATCATTAGTTCATTTATTTTTGCTTTATTATTTCAGGCGTTTAATATTGGTTCAGGATCACCAATCCAGTTTTTAAGCACAGTTAATTTAGCTTTAATTACAACCTTTAATCTAATGTTGAGATTTACATTAGGTGAATTGGGTTATTTATTCAGAGTTTCAGCTGATATTCAAATAACTTTTGCTTCAATTAAAAGAATTCAAACATTCTTAAATTTAAAACAAAAGTTTAGTTATGAAAACACTCCAATTGAAAAACTTGAATCCATTAAGTTTGATAATGTTAGTTTTTCATATGACAACAAAAACTTAGCACTAGATAATATTAGTTTTGAAATTAAAGCAAACACTTCAACAGCGATCGTAGGACAAACTGGTTCTGGTAAATCAACAATTATGAATTTATTATCAAGATATTGTCAACCATCAAGTGGTGAGATCTACTTTAATGAGCATAATTATAAAAAGCTTGATGAGTATCAATTTAATCAAAAGATTAGTGTTGTTCTCCAAGACAGTATCATGTTTAGTGATACGATTTATAACAACATTGCTTGTGTTAAACCTGGTGCAACTAAAGAACAAGTATTAAAAGCAGCTGACGATGCTAAAATCCATAATTTTATCACCAATCTTAAAGATGGTTATGACACAATTATTGATGAAAACCAATCTAACTTTTCATCTGGTCAGATCCAACAGATCGCACTAGCACGAGCATTCTTAAGTGATGCTGATATCTTAATTATGGATGAAGCTACGTCAAGTCTTGATTCAAAAACTGAAAAACTAATTCAAGATGTAATCTTTAATCTAATGAATAAAAAGACAGTGGTAATGATTGCACACAGATTATCAACGATTATCAACGTTGATAATATCTTAGTGATGCAAAAAGGTAAGATTATTGAAAGTGGCAATCATGAACAACTAATAGCTAAAAAAGGTTATTATTATGACCTTAACCAAGCTAATGTTGATGAATCAACCCTAATGTAG
- a CDS encoding YigZ family protein, producing MVELYFKNSRFIGLSYQISSKQEVKDLLEQLRKQYKKATHICYGYLYKDNGVETAGFSDDNEPKNTAGKPIYDLLRIKGLYGYVVFVVRFFGGVKLGAGGLIKAYRKTANATIDLISASNS from the coding sequence ATGGTTGAACTATATTTTAAAAACTCTAGGTTTATTGGGTTATCTTATCAGATCTCTTCCAAACAAGAGGTAAAGGATTTACTTGAACAATTAAGAAAACAGTATAAGAAAGCTACTCATATCTGTTATGGTTATCTTTATAAAGATAACGGGGTTGAAACCGCTGGGTTTAGTGATGATAATGAACCAAAAAACACCGCAGGTAAACCGATATATGATCTGTTAAGAATCAAAGGATTGTATGGTTATGTTGTATTTGTAGTTCGCTTTTTTGGTGGGGTGAAACTAGGAGCTGGTGGATTGATTAAGGCGTATCGCAAAACTGCTAATGCTACGATTGATCTAATTTCTGCTTCAAATTCTTAG